The following is a genomic window from Schistocerca cancellata isolate TAMUIC-IGC-003103 chromosome 8, iqSchCanc2.1, whole genome shotgun sequence.
atccacctcttctttttgggaatctgtattcaaggaagccatagaaattcgattagccaacaatttaataaacagagataaaggttttaatttggacaaagcatggaatccggctcttggactaattaaattgcagagaagtcgtcaccgtgtcaccgccgccgatcaaacatcgataagcacatcgaacgtccgtacgccttcgccacaggcggcgcagcatctgtgacccgcatgcgcagtaccgccgcggtggagcatataaggccgcgcttggcaccttgtcgtcagtctcgtgactcgctctgaagatggccggacgatacgcggccgaaatatcagtagaagaaattttatttgcgcggctgcatgcccgacatttaatggattattcattacgccgcgagaagttgaaaatgcacggtGTTTAAAATGATGCTAGGTGTGTGATTGTAAGATGATTTATTATTCTGTAATtatctttgtacactcctggaaatggaaaaaagaacacattgacaccggtgtgtcagacccaccatacttactccggacactgcgagagggctgtacaagcaatgatcacacgcacggcacagcggacacaccaggaaccgcggtgttggccgtcgaatggcgctagctgcgcagcatttgtgcaccgccgccgtcagtgtcagccagtttgccgtggcatatggagctccatcgcagtctttaacactggtagcatgccgcgacagcgtggacgtgaaccgtatgtgcagttgacggactttgagcgagggcgtatagtgggcatgcgggaggccgggtggacgtaccgccgaattgctcgacactgtggggcgtgaggtctccacagtatatcgatgttgtcgccagtggtcggcgaaaggtgcacgtgcccgtcgacctatgaccggaccgcagcgacgcacggatgcacgccaagaccgtaggatcctacgcagtgccgtaggggaccgcaccgccacttcccagcaaattagggacactgttgctcctggggtatcggcgaggaccattcgcaaccgtctccatgaagctgggctacggtcccgcacaccgttaggccgtcttccgctcacgccccaacatcgtgcagcccgcctccggtggtgtcgcgacaggcgtgaatggagggacgaatggagacgtgtcgtcttcagcgatgagagtcgcttctgccttggtgctaatgatggtcgtatgcgtgtttggcgccgtgcaggtgagcgccacaatcaggactgcatacgaccgaggcacacagggccaacacccggcatcatggtgtggggagcgatctccttcactggccgtacaccactgatgatcgtcgaggggacactgaatagtgcacggtacatccaaaccgtcatcgaactaatcgttctaccattcctagaccggcaagggaacttactgttccaacaggacaatgcacgtccgtatgtatcccgtgccatccaacgtgctctagaaggtgtaagtcaactaccctggccagcaagatctccggatctgtcccccattgagcatgtttgggactggatgaagcgtcgtctcacgcggtctgcacgtccagcacgaacgctggtccaactgagccgccaggtggaaatggcatggcaagccgttccacaggactacatccagcatctctacgatcgtctccatgggagaatagcagcctgcattgctgcgaaaggtggatgcaGCACCTCACACATTGAAAGCATCACGAGTAAATGCTGTAGCCTACGAAAAACGCAAGTTGTGAAACGTGTCGTGAAAAATAGAAGTAAAAAGGAAACCTTAACAGGTAAGAGCAAAAGTTGAagttgaagtaaatattcctgaattccaatcaagaacaactgccaagataagaaacgtagaagtagatatcctcggtgtaacaaagcagtttaaatcacttaataaaggcaaggcctccggtccagattgtatgccagtctggttcctctcagagtatgctgaaaaaacatctccatatttagtaattacatacaaccactcgctcacagaatgatccgtacctaaagactcgaaaattgctcatttcacaccaatacccaaaaaggggagtaggagtaatccgctgaattacaggcctatatcactaacgtcaattagcaatagtgttttggagcatatactgtattcgaacattattaagtacctccaagaaaacgatttaatGTCACTtagcacggattcataaaataccgttcttgtgaaacacaagtagctatttatactcataaagtaataagtgctatcgacagggaatgtcaaattgattccatatttatagatttccagaaggctttcgacaccgttcctcacaagcgtcttctaacgaaactgcgtgcctacggagtatcgcctcagttatgaaactggattcgtgatttcctgccataaAAGGGCACAGTtcttagtaacagacggaaagtcatcgagtaaaacggaagtaatatccggtgttccccaaggaagtgttataggtcccctgttggtcctgatctatattaacgacataggagacaatctgagtagccgtcttagattatttgcagataatcctgtcatttaccgtcttgtaaagtcatcagatgatcaaaacgacttgcaaaatgattcaaataagATACCTTTATAgtactaaaagtggcaattgaccctgaataaagaaaagtgtgaagttattcacgtgccggccagagtggcagttcggctctaggcgctacagtctggaaccgcgtgaccgctacagtcgcaggctccaatcctgcctcgggcatggatgtgtgtgatgtccttatgttagttaggtttaagtagttctgagttgtaggggactgatgacctccgaagttaagtcccatagtgctcagagccacttttgaagttattcacatgagtactaaaagaaaggctgtaaattaaaaaaatacttagggattagaattacaaataacctaaagtggaacgatcacacagataatattgtgggtagagcaaaccaaagactgcgattcattggcagaacacttgtgcTTACACCAGGCTTGtctgtcctattctggagtattgcagtgcggtgtgggatccgcatcacgtgggactgacggatgacatcgaaaaagtagaaagaaaggcagctcgttttgtattattgcgaaataggggaattagtgtcgcagacatgataagtgaattggagtggcaatcattaaatcaaaggcgttttttcgttgcgacgggatcttctcatgaaatttctgtcagcagttttctcctccggaatgagattttcactctgcagcggagtgtgcgctgatatgaaacttcctggcaggttaaaactgtgtgccggaccgacactcgaactcgggacctttgcctttcgcggccaagtgctctaccaactgagctacccaagcacgactcacgccccgtcctgacagctgtacttctgccagtacctcgtctcctaccttccaaactttacagaagctctcctgcgaaccttgcagaaccacacccctgaaagaaaggatattgcggaaacatggcttagccacagcctgggggatgtttccagaaagagattttcgctctgcagcgatgtgtgcgctgatatgaaacttcctggcagattaaaactgtgtgccggactgagactcgaactctcaggagagcttctgtaaagtttggaaggtaggagacgaggtactgacagaaataaagctgtgaggacggggcctgagtcgcgcttgggtggctcagttgagtccatacacctctccttaccacagcagcgcgatcgtcatggtatacactaatcaaccgcaagacagtcaaccgccaacgattgtacgacattcgcatggtagattccccgctctgccttatatgtggcatgcaggacaccgacgaacattctctgcagtgcggtgaggcaacggatgtttgggggctgacgcaacgcatcatggccctcctcagacgcaccgacgaatcaacgatcacgacggacgctttatttttccctgacgctgtatttttcccctcacaaaaaacttcggcaatccgatggattggtggacacgcatcgcactacgtgctctcgcggacattgatatcgggcatggactattggcattatctactagaacaacacgaaatcatccgacgccactctaaatataaaacgaactttgcgaactttctaggcaccatgtttcataaccccccgaagcggtggggagtcccaggtttacgttgtttcgagggataggatgtactcccagtgaagtgacgaggatgtcacttcagtcctatatttcttttccttctttcttatatatgatttttcttttgggacattaaaaaaaacaaaaaaaataaaaaaagatggattaaaaaataaaaaaataaaaaaagtgtaattttttgCCTAACATTCTCGTTTTTATTATgttctgaaaaaaaataaaaaaataaaaataaaagaaaagaaaaaaaaagcggtagcgtgcgttgtttctgttcataatgtcagtggatcgagagcagctggcataaaatatttttatagcctcttctgtctgaatgctgaagacgtgaaaaaaaaaaaagttggtagagcactttcccgcgaaaggcaaaggtccggagttcgagtcttggtcaggcacacagttttaatttgccaggaagtttcatacgacttttctcctccgaatgcaaaaacattctgttggtacccacatacatagggagaaatgatcatcacggtaaaataagagaaatcaggtgcttgcacagaaaaatttaagtgctcgtttttcccgcgtgtcgttcAAGAGTAAAACGGTAGAGAaactgcttgaaggtggttcattgaactctctgccaggcactttactatgAATAGCAGAGTtaccacatagatgtagatgtgttgtataaaggaaaaaaatggttgttTACTTGCCCGGTATGCAGAGGCGTTAGCCACTGACGCAGCTGTAAAGCAGAGAGCGCCATGGTGTGCGAAACAGACGTGTGCTCAAGAGCGCGTAAAGAGAACGTGTGGGGGACGCGGGAGCGTCATCCGCCGGCGGCGCCCTGCCGCTGGCTGCCGTCACACACTGCCCACGGAACACCGGCGCGAGAGGCGGCGCGCATGCGCGGTTGCAGCTGTGGCCGAGTCGCGTGGCGCCGCGCCGCTCGGCAGTCCGACGCCGGCAGCCGACGCCGACGCCAGCAGCAGAGGGCGCGGTAGTGTGGGAGCGCTCGCACCACAGCACAGCACGCGCGCCTCAACGGGACGGCCGTCTGAGAGACGGGCGCCGACGCAGGCGGTTTCGCTCGGCTGCCGTGCGTGTTACGTCGCATTCTGGTCTTCTATTAGCCTACTCTTACTTCAATTCTACAGTGTTAGTACAGTATTGTCACCAAAATTCTTTCACTTACAAAAAACTTATTTGGCGTCGTGCATCATGATAACGCTTTATATAACATCCACTCTACTACTACGGTTTCACGACCAACGTTATTAGAGTTTCCGAGGGTCTCTACGCTTTATGACGCGTGCGTGCAACACATTGGAAAGAGTCTGTGTATAGCGTATGAAGAATATTTGAAAATAGAATAAATCGTCAGATATGTTACTTTCCCGGTTACTTATATCGGAGTTTTCTGCTACAGAGAAATGGTCAGTGTATCACAGATTACAACTGCATGTTATGGGAATCTCGCAGCAGAAAAGTGAGGTAATTTAGAAATAAACTTGCCAGTAACATGCAAAATCTAGCGCATATTTCTGATCCGTGTTAGACTAGATAAAAATATGTATAAGTTATTGCGTTGATTCTGAAAAATCTACAGTGGCAAAAATTAACAATTTGAGTATGAATTATGAAAGTGATCTTGTTGTCACCTCTCAGCAGGCCGTAGACTAATCACAGATCTTTGTGGGGATTTGAAGAAAATGATCGAGGCCGATGTAAACTTAGACAGAAGAGTCGTGTTATTCTAAAACTTTACTGCTGGGATTTTTCACGATGGGAGTATGAACTAACAGACACGTCCTTGACGATTGTGATCTTTTGAGAAAATACTGGTGTAGAGGAATGGAAGGATATAGAATTGTCAGGTGTGTGAGAGACGCATATTTTTGATACTTGGGTTCTATAAGGACTGTTACTTTGAAACAAGTGACAGTCGTGTAGGTCACGAGGATGGCTGCCGAGACAGTTTTAGTGGTTTCCGAGAGTGTCGTGAATGGGACGAGCATGAATGGTATCCTGATGGGCGAAGTGAAAAATGTAAATACGACGTCAGAGCCGCAGTTCTGCGGTTCGGGTCTGGAACACTTCCAAGCAGGCTATAAGGAAGTGCACGGGTACCTCAGCCTCTTCGTCTGCATCTTCGGCTCGGTGGCGAACTCTTTGAACATCGCCGTGCTGACGCGGCGCGAGATGATCTCACCGACCAACAGCATCCTGACGGGCCTGGCCGTGGCCGACCTGCTGgtgatggcggagtacgtgccgtaCGCGCTGCACATGTACCTGCTGCGGCGGCCGCGGGCGCAGACGTACACGTACGCGTGGGCCGTGTTCGTGCTGTTCCACTCCAACTTCGCGCAGGTGTGCCACACGGTGTCGATCCTGCTGACGGTGACGCTGGCCGTGTGGCGCTACCTGGCCGTGGCGCACCCGCAGCGCGGCCAGATCGGCATGCCGTGCACGCTGGCCGTGGTCGGCTCGGCGTACGTGCTGGGCCCGCTGCTGTGCGCGCCGCACTACCTCGCCTTCGAGGTGGCCGAGCTGTCCGAGGGCAACGCGACGCTCCACTTCGTGCAGATGAGCCGCTTGAGCCAGGCGGCCGGCGGCCTGCTGAGCGACGTCAACTTCTGGGTGTACGGCGTCGTCGTCAAGCTGACGCCGTGCGCCGCGCTGACGGTGCTCAGCCTGCGCATCGTCGCCGCGCTGGTGGAGACGAAGCGGCGCCGGCGCCAGCTGACGGTGTCGGCGTCGTCGCGCCAGCAGGACAAGGAGCGCCAGACGGACCGCACGACGCGCATGCTGCTGGCCGTGCTGCTGCTCTTCCTGGTCACCGAGCTGCCGCAGGGCGTGCTGGGCCTCCTCAGCGGGCTGCTCGGCCAGCGCTTCTTCGCCGAGTGCTACGTGCCGCTGGGTGAGCTCATGGACGCGCTCGCGCTGCTCAACTCGGCCGTCAACTTCATCCTGTACTGCAGCATGAGCCGGCAGTTCCGCGTCACCTTCTGCCAGCTGTTCCGGCCGCGCGCGCTCGACAGGTGGATCCCGGTGCAGACGACGGCGCACAACGGCCACACcggcgccgccgccaccaccaccaacaacgcgACGCAGGTGACGCAGCTGTAGCGCGCGGGCAAGCTGTCGGCGCTCCGCGCTGCCTGTGCAGCGCCGTGCCGGCCCCGCGGTCGtcgcagcggcggcggtggcggcgggcgaCACGCGGCACCTGCCGTGCGTGACGTCGAGTGCTGACGTCGGCGTGCGGAGCAGGTCTTTCAGTTACCTGTCCACAGTCCACGCTCTATTCCACTTctgcctccttctagtcaagtaaCAACACGTCTCCATACTGCGGCTGTTCCCAAGCGGTTGTCGGTTATCTTCGCACTAACGGTGTATAATGGCTGATATTTTTATTGATTACTGAGAacagtatactgaacaacatttcatcagtacttacttcatttccagactaataattgtagctgttACGAGTAGCAAGCCTTTAGAATGATTAGTACCTCTCAGTTCAAGTGCCTAGAGCAAGCCACTAACTCATTATTTTCCCCTGCGCAGCATGTCATGCGTTGAAGGGTGGACGCGTGGACGCAAAACTGGAAGTCTATACTCACTTGTGTGGTCCACTTAACTGTGCAGTTACGAGCGTGCAGGAAAAATCGTGTAGTTAATTATGTGACGTCTTTGCCGGAAGACCGATAAatgcagaaaaagaaaaacaggtaaCACAATGAagcgggtacatattaaggtagcaATAATCACAATATCTGCACGAGCCGCCAATTCCGCGTCAGCCCTAGTGTCCTACATAAGTACTAAGTACTTATAAAGAAGGGATCCATAAAACCACCATTAGCTGCTGCACTGTTTATCTATGGAAAAATAGTTTGAGTTGGCTACCAACTTCAAACCGCGGATATCGTTCCATCAATTTAAAGGGAGGTTCCTTTGTGGCAGAAAAATAACTCCCATCAGCGGTATATTTCACTTATACATGGGTCCATATTTCTGTTTAGTATTTCGTGCTTCAgactgtaaaaacggaaccctcatAGCGTCGTTTTGCTGTCCGTCCCTCtccttgtctgtctgtccgactattaagAACCCTTTACCTCAGGAACGAGCtaacgtatcaagttgaaacttatgtcacataGTAAGGTCTACGGTGCTTGGCGGTGTAATAATTTTAAGGTTCTTACTCAGTTCAATCAAAATATTCGGCCATTTGTATCATGTGTTTGGATATTCGGAAACCCACTCATCGAAACCTGTACATTACGTTcctttgacgtagaatcatgaaattctgcgAGAAGCGAGGTTTCGCAGAgcaaataaaaggaaacatgtGAAATTCGTAGTTTGTACTTATAGGATgaccaaaatattttttatcagTTCTTATTAGATTTGATATTAAAATCATCTCAGAAGTCTTGGAATCCCTACGATCAATGTCTGGCCAATATCAAtggcgataacaggcaaaaatcgtcactACCTTCGATTTCCGGCCTGGATTAACTAAGTACATAGTTTGCACGTAATTCTAAGCGTGCGAGTGTTACTCGCACGTGACCAGTACGCTATACATCCCTATGCCCGGTCAGACACCATAGTTGCATATATTTAGCTGATGTGCTCGCTTTCTTCTTCTCCCAAAAATCTCttcatcagatggttcaaatggctctaagcactatggcacttaacatctgagatcatcagtcccctagatgtagaactacttaaacctaactaacctaagcacatcacacacatccaggcctgaggcaggactcgaacctgcgaccggagcagcagcgtggttccacactgaagcgcccagaaccgctcggccacagtggccggctaatcTCTTCATCATCTCATTTGTTTTTTCTTACGGTGTTCAGCTCGGGTTCACTTAGTTTGAATCTGATGCTTGTCAGTTACAGTTTCTAACGCAACTGTGTTCTACAGAATTTTGTTTATAATGCCTATTTTGT
Proteins encoded in this region:
- the LOC126095449 gene encoding G-protein coupled receptor dmsr-1-like codes for the protein MAAETVLVVSESVVNGTSMNGILMGEVKNVNTTSEPQFCGSGLEHFQAGYKEVHGYLSLFVCIFGSVANSLNIAVLTRREMISPTNSILTGLAVADLLVMAEYVPYALHMYLLRRPRAQTYTYAWAVFVLFHSNFAQVCHTVSILLTVTLAVWRYLAVAHPQRGQIGMPCTLAVVGSAYVLGPLLCAPHYLAFEVAELSEGNATLHFVQMSRLSQAAGGLLSDVNFWVYGVVVKLTPCAALTVLSLRIVAALVETKRRRRQLTVSASSRQQDKERQTDRTTRMLLAVLLLFLVTELPQGVLGLLSGLLGQRFFAECYVPLGELMDALALLNSAVNFILYCSMSRQFRVTFCQLFRPRALDRWIPVQTTAHNGHTGAAATTTNNATQVTQL